A part of Mycolicibacterium sp. TUM20985 genomic DNA contains:
- a CDS encoding nuclear transport factor 2 family protein: MTDARPPLPPFDLESALFKVQAAEDAWNTCDPHRVSLAYTEDSQWRNRDHFVTGRAAIVDFLTAKWERELDYALRKGLWSFDGNRIAVRFQYECRDAGGQWYRSYGNELWEFDEKGLMRRREASINDVTIDEGDRRYFGPRPEDQRGQDFPLR; this comes from the coding sequence ATGACCGACGCCAGACCCCCACTGCCGCCGTTCGACCTCGAGAGCGCACTCTTCAAGGTGCAAGCGGCCGAGGATGCGTGGAACACCTGCGATCCGCACCGGGTGAGCTTGGCCTACACCGAGGATTCGCAGTGGCGCAATCGCGACCACTTCGTCACCGGCCGTGCGGCGATCGTCGACTTCCTGACCGCCAAGTGGGAGCGCGAACTGGACTACGCGCTACGCAAGGGCCTGTGGAGTTTCGACGGGAATCGAATTGCGGTGAGATTCCAGTACGAGTGTCGCGATGCTGGAGGCCAGTGGTATCGCAGTTATGGCAACGAACTCTGGGAGTTCGACGAGAAGGGTCTGATGCGTCGCCGAGAGGCGAGCATCAACGACGTCACGATCGACGAAGGCGACCGGCGCTACTTCGGACCCCGGCCGGAAGACCAACGGGGACAGGATTTTCCGCTGCGCTAA
- a CDS encoding tRNA (cytidine(34)-2'-O)-methyltransferase encodes MFRVMFNSPRIAPNTGNAIRMVAATGCELHLVEPLGFDLSEPKLRRAGLDYHDLASVTVHADLPSAWNAVMPARVFAFTAHAESSFGDIAFTPGDVLLFGPEPTGLDADTLADPHVTKRVRIPMLAGRRSLNLSNAAAVVVYEAWRQQGFAGAV; translated from the coding sequence ATGTTCCGGGTCATGTTCAACTCACCGCGCATTGCACCGAACACCGGCAATGCGATCAGGATGGTGGCTGCAACGGGATGCGAATTGCATCTGGTCGAGCCCCTCGGATTCGACCTCTCGGAGCCGAAGCTGCGCCGCGCCGGCCTGGACTACCACGACCTCGCGTCGGTGACGGTGCACGCGGACCTGCCGTCGGCGTGGAACGCCGTGATGCCCGCGCGGGTGTTCGCCTTCACCGCCCACGCCGAATCGTCGTTCGGGGACATCGCCTTCACCCCGGGTGACGTCTTGCTCTTCGGGCCGGAGCCCACCGGGTTGGACGCCGACACGCTGGCCGACCCGCACGTCACCAAGCGGGTGCGGATCCCCATGCTGGCGGGCCGCCGCTCGCTGAACCTGTCCAACGCCGCCGCGGTGGTGGTCTACGAGGCGTGGCGCCAGCAGGGGTTCGCCGGCGCGGTCTGA
- a CDS encoding error-prone DNA polymerase has translation MGWNDGPSTWGEMERILTSKPRRAGSRLPEPTGDGGDSPAWSRKRGSYERPDGHARSGSSVPYAELHAHSAYSFLDGASTPEELVEEAARLNLRAIALTDHDGLYGVVRFAEAARELDVQTVFGAELSLGNVARTEVPDPPGPHLLVLARGPEGYRRLSREIAKAHLAGGEKGKPRYDFDALTEAAGGHWQILTGCRKGHVRQALSTGGPAAAESALADLVDRFGAGRVSVELTRHGHPLDDERNAELAALAARFGLGVVATTAAHFAEPARGRLAMAMGAIRARNSMDEAAGWLAPLGGSHLRSGQEMAQLFAHHPDAVTAAAELGEQCAFGLALIAPKLPPFRVPEGHTEDSWLRHLVMTGARNRYGPPERAPLAYGQIEHELSVIAQLDFPGYFLVVHDITRFCKENDILCQGRGSAANSAVCYALGVTNVDPVANELLFERFLSPARDGPPDIDIDIESDLREKAIQYVYERYGRDYAAQVANVITYRGRSAVRDMARALGFSQGQQDAWSKQISKWNGLADSPDVEDVPEQVIDLALQIKDLPRHMGIHSGGMVICDRPIADVCPVEWARMENRSVLQWDKDDCAAIGLVKFDLLGLGMLSALHYAIDLTAEHKGIEVDLSKLDLSEAAVYEMLQRADSVGVFQVESRAQMATLPRLKPRVFYDLVVEVALIRPGPIQGGSVHPYIRRRNGEEAVTYDHPSMEQALRKTLGIPLFQEQLMQLAVDCAGFSAGEADQLRRAMGSKRSTEKMKRLRGRFYDGMRERHGVTGEVADRIYEKLEAFANFGFPESHSLSFASLVFYSSWFKLHHPAVFCAALLRAQPMGFYSPQSLVADARRHGVLVHGPDVNASLAHATLEDRGLEVRLGLGAVRHVGAELAERIVEERANGAFTSLVDLAGRVQLSVPQTEALATAGALGCFGITRREGLWAAGAAASERPDRLPGVGSSSHVPSLPGMTELELAAADVWATGVSPDSHPVQFLRGQLDELGVIPANRLLSVPDGTRVLVAGAVTHRQRPATAQGVTFLNLEDETGMVNVMCSRGVWARHRRLAQTATALVIRGIVQNATGAVTVAADRLGPIDLRVRSKSRDFQ, from the coding sequence GTGGGATGGAACGATGGGCCGTCGACGTGGGGCGAGATGGAGCGCATCCTCACCAGCAAGCCCCGTCGCGCTGGGTCCCGCCTGCCCGAACCCACCGGCGACGGGGGTGACAGCCCCGCCTGGTCGCGCAAGCGCGGCAGCTACGAGCGGCCCGACGGCCACGCGCGCAGCGGTTCGTCGGTGCCCTACGCCGAACTGCACGCGCACTCGGCCTACAGCTTCCTCGACGGGGCGAGCACGCCGGAGGAGCTCGTCGAGGAGGCCGCCCGGCTGAACCTGCGGGCCATCGCACTGACCGATCACGATGGCTTGTACGGAGTCGTCCGCTTCGCCGAGGCGGCCAGGGAGCTTGACGTGCAGACGGTGTTCGGTGCCGAGCTCTCGCTTGGCAACGTCGCGCGCACCGAGGTGCCCGACCCGCCGGGGCCGCATCTGCTAGTGCTGGCTCGCGGGCCCGAGGGGTATCGGCGGTTGTCCCGCGAGATCGCCAAGGCCCACCTGGCGGGCGGGGAGAAGGGCAAGCCGCGCTACGACTTCGATGCATTGACCGAGGCCGCCGGTGGGCACTGGCAGATCCTCACGGGATGCCGCAAAGGTCATGTGCGCCAAGCCCTGTCGACAGGGGGTCCTGCGGCGGCCGAGTCGGCGCTCGCCGATCTGGTCGACCGGTTCGGTGCCGGCCGGGTGAGCGTCGAGCTCACCCGCCACGGGCATCCCCTCGACGACGAGCGCAACGCCGAGCTGGCGGCCTTGGCGGCCCGGTTCGGCCTTGGCGTGGTCGCCACCACCGCGGCGCACTTCGCCGAACCGGCCCGCGGCAGGCTGGCCATGGCGATGGGGGCCATCCGAGCCCGCAACTCGATGGACGAAGCAGCCGGTTGGCTTGCGCCGCTGGGGGGTTCGCATCTGCGGTCGGGTCAGGAGATGGCGCAGCTGTTCGCTCACCATCCCGATGCGGTGACCGCCGCAGCCGAGCTCGGTGAGCAGTGCGCATTCGGGTTGGCGCTCATCGCCCCCAAGCTGCCGCCGTTCCGCGTGCCCGAGGGGCATACCGAGGACAGCTGGCTGCGACACCTCGTGATGACCGGCGCCCGCAACAGGTACGGACCGCCGGAACGCGCACCGCTTGCCTATGGGCAGATCGAGCACGAGCTGAGTGTCATCGCCCAACTCGACTTTCCGGGTTACTTCCTGGTGGTGCACGACATCACCCGGTTCTGCAAGGAGAACGACATCCTCTGCCAGGGAAGGGGATCAGCGGCCAACTCGGCGGTCTGCTACGCGCTGGGCGTCACCAATGTCGACCCGGTCGCCAACGAGCTGTTGTTCGAGCGTTTCTTGTCCCCGGCGCGCGACGGACCGCCGGACATCGACATCGACATCGAATCGGACCTGCGCGAGAAGGCGATTCAGTACGTGTACGAGCGTTACGGCCGCGACTACGCCGCGCAGGTCGCCAACGTCATCACCTATCGCGGTCGCAGCGCGGTCCGCGACATGGCCAGGGCGCTGGGATTCTCTCAGGGGCAGCAGGACGCCTGGAGCAAGCAGATCAGCAAGTGGAACGGACTTGCCGACTCACCTGACGTCGAGGACGTACCCGAGCAGGTGATCGATTTGGCGTTGCAGATCAAGGACCTGCCGCGGCACATGGGCATCCACTCCGGCGGCATGGTGATCTGCGACCGGCCGATCGCCGACGTGTGTCCGGTGGAGTGGGCGCGCATGGAGAACCGCAGCGTGCTGCAGTGGGACAAGGATGATTGTGCAGCAATAGGTTTGGTGAAGTTCGATCTGCTCGGCCTCGGCATGCTCTCGGCGCTGCACTACGCCATCGACCTGACCGCCGAGCACAAGGGCATCGAGGTCGACCTGTCCAAGCTGGACCTGTCCGAGGCCGCCGTGTACGAAATGCTGCAGCGCGCCGACTCCGTCGGGGTGTTCCAGGTGGAGTCCCGCGCGCAGATGGCCACGCTGCCCCGGTTGAAGCCGCGCGTGTTCTACGACTTGGTGGTCGAAGTCGCATTGATTCGACCGGGTCCCATTCAAGGCGGTTCGGTGCACCCGTACATCCGGCGCCGCAACGGCGAGGAGGCGGTGACCTACGACCACCCGTCGATGGAGCAGGCACTGCGGAAGACGTTGGGCATCCCGCTCTTTCAAGAACAGCTCATGCAGTTGGCCGTCGACTGCGCGGGTTTCTCCGCGGGAGAGGCCGACCAGTTGCGTCGGGCGATGGGGTCCAAGCGCTCGACGGAGAAGATGAAGCGGCTGCGCGGCCGCTTCTATGACGGCATGCGGGAGCGACACGGGGTGACGGGTGAGGTCGCCGACCGGATCTACGAGAAGTTGGAGGCCTTCGCCAACTTCGGCTTCCCCGAGAGTCATTCGCTGTCGTTCGCCTCGCTGGTGTTCTACTCGTCGTGGTTCAAGCTGCACCACCCCGCGGTGTTCTGCGCAGCGCTGCTGCGGGCGCAGCCCATGGGCTTCTACTCACCGCAGTCGCTGGTCGCCGACGCCCGCAGGCACGGTGTGCTGGTGCACGGTCCCGACGTGAACGCCAGTCTGGCGCACGCGACGTTGGAGGACCGTGGCCTCGAGGTCAGGTTGGGGCTCGGCGCGGTACGGCACGTCGGTGCCGAGTTGGCCGAGCGGATCGTCGAGGAGCGGGCCAACGGTGCCTTCACGTCGCTCGTCGATCTGGCGGGCCGAGTACAGCTTTCGGTGCCGCAGACCGAGGCGCTGGCCACCGCCGGGGCGCTCGGCTGCTTCGGCATCACCCGTCGGGAGGGGTTGTGGGCGGCGGGGGCGGCAGCCTCCGAACGTCCGGACCGGTTGCCCGGCGTGGGGTCCTCGTCGCACGTCCCCTCGCTACCCGGCATGACCGAACTGGAGCTGGCGGCCGCCGACGTCTGGGCCACCGGCGTGTCACCGGACAGCCATCCCGTCCAGTTCCTGCGGGGCCAGCTGGACGAATTGGGCGTCATCCCCGCCAATCGGCTGTTGTCGGTACCGGACGGGACGCGGGTGCTCGTCGCCGGTGCGGTGACTCACCGGCAGCGGCCGGCGACGGCCCAGGGGGTGACGTTCCTCAACCTCGAGGACGAGACGGGCATGGTCAACGTGATGTGCTCGCGGGGAGTGTGGGCCCGGCACCGCAGGCTGGCGCAGACGGCGACGGCGTTGGTGATCCGGGGCATCGTGCAGAACGCGACGGGCGCGGTCACCGTGGCGGCCGACCGGTTGGGCCCCATCGACCTGCGGGTGCGGTCGAAGTCGCGCGACTTCCAATAG
- a CDS encoding TIGR03667 family PPOX class F420-dependent oxidoreductase, which produces MTAELTPEVTERLTSDQYGWLTTVAKSGQPVPKLVWFFFDGVALYVYSSPSAAKVGHVTRHPQVSLNTDSDGSGGGIVVIGGEATIDAEGVDCRDDAPYWAKYGALADRFGLTDSMANFSTRLRISIDKVWTTPTEG; this is translated from the coding sequence ATGACTGCAGAGCTGACGCCAGAGGTCACCGAGCGTCTGACGTCCGACCAGTACGGCTGGCTCACGACGGTGGCGAAGTCTGGCCAGCCCGTGCCGAAACTCGTCTGGTTCTTCTTCGACGGCGTGGCGCTCTACGTCTACTCGTCGCCTAGCGCGGCGAAGGTCGGGCACGTCACGCGTCATCCGCAGGTCAGTCTGAACACCGATTCCGATGGCAGTGGCGGCGGAATCGTCGTCATCGGTGGCGAGGCGACCATCGACGCCGAGGGTGTCGATTGCCGTGACGACGCGCCGTACTGGGCCAAGTACGGCGCACTTGCCGACCGGTTCGGCTTGACCGACTCGATGGCCAACTTCAGCACCCGCCTCCGCATCAGCATCGACAAGGTGTGGACCACCCCGACCGAGGGCTGA
- a CDS encoding nitroreductase family protein has protein sequence MTSETLDLTVDELLTTTRSVRKRLDLEKPVPREVVMECLELALQAPTGSNAQGWQFVFVDDPEKKKAIADIYRTAATPYLEAEKPTFGDSRDERTPLVVDSAKYLNDHLHEVPVMMIPCLEGRPDGAPAGMSASYWGSLLPAAWSFMLALRSRGLGSAWTTLHLLGEGEKQAAEILGIPFDKYAQGGLFPIAYTKGTDFRKAKRLPAEQLSHWNTW, from the coding sequence ATGACATCCGAGACGCTCGACCTCACCGTCGATGAACTTCTGACGACCACCCGCTCGGTCCGCAAACGCCTCGACTTGGAGAAGCCCGTGCCCCGCGAGGTGGTGATGGAGTGCCTCGAATTGGCGTTGCAGGCGCCGACGGGTTCCAATGCGCAAGGCTGGCAGTTCGTCTTCGTCGACGACCCCGAGAAGAAGAAGGCGATCGCGGACATCTACCGCACCGCGGCGACGCCGTACCTGGAGGCCGAGAAGCCGACGTTCGGTGACAGCCGCGACGAGCGCACGCCGTTGGTCGTCGACTCGGCGAAGTACTTGAACGACCACTTGCACGAGGTTCCCGTCATGATGATCCCGTGCCTCGAGGGCCGTCCGGACGGTGCGCCCGCCGGGATGAGCGCGTCGTACTGGGGATCACTGCTGCCCGCCGCGTGGAGTTTCATGCTGGCGCTGCGGTCGCGTGGGCTCGGGTCGGCGTGGACGACGCTGCATCTGCTCGGCGAGGGGGAGAAGCAGGCAGCCGAGATCCTCGGCATCCCGTTCGACAAGTACGCCCAGGGTGGCTTGTTTCCCATCGCCTACACGAAGGGCACCGACTTCAGGAAGGCCAAGCGTCTGCCCGCCGAGCAGCTCAGTCACTGGAACACCTGGTAG
- a CDS encoding DUF899 domain-containing protein produces MTPRTGPATPPVVDQDTWRAALDELRAREKAATRELDAIAAQRRRLPMVEMPDYTLIGEGGPVRLADVFDGRSQLIVYNHMWSDGAEWQCGGCTGFTSQFTRLEFLENYDARFVIVTNGPIDEALAYKAKVGNRMTWYSSSDSPFGADVGAPPGAGFAVNVFLKDGDTVYRTWHTDGRGTEQLSHSFALIDLLPWGRQEEWQDSPDGWPQSPTYSRWLDSPDIAKVYGSV; encoded by the coding sequence GTGACCCCACGGACTGGGCCCGCCACACCCCCCGTCGTCGACCAAGACACCTGGCGCGCCGCCCTCGACGAGCTGCGCGCACGGGAGAAGGCCGCTACCCGCGAACTGGATGCGATCGCCGCGCAGCGCAGACGCCTGCCGATGGTCGAGATGCCCGACTACACCCTCATCGGAGAAGGTGGTCCCGTCCGCCTGGCCGACGTGTTCGACGGCCGCTCCCAGCTGATCGTCTACAACCACATGTGGTCCGACGGCGCGGAGTGGCAGTGCGGCGGCTGCACCGGCTTCACCTCGCAGTTCACCCGGCTGGAGTTCCTGGAGAACTACGACGCCCGCTTCGTCATCGTCACCAACGGCCCCATCGACGAGGCCCTGGCCTACAAGGCCAAGGTCGGCAACCGGATGACGTGGTACTCGTCTTCCGACAGCCCGTTCGGGGCGGACGTCGGCGCGCCACCGGGGGCGGGTTTCGCCGTCAACGTGTTCCTGAAAGATGGCGACACCGTGTACCGCACCTGGCACACCGACGGCCGCGGCACCGAACAGCTCAGCCACAGCTTCGCGTTGATCGACCTGCTGCCCTGGGGCCGCCAGGAGGAGTGGCAGGACTCCCCCGACGGTTGGCCGCAATCGCCGACCTACTCGCGCTGGCTGGACTCCCCGGACATCGCCAAGGTGTACGGCAGCGTTTAG
- a CDS encoding MaoC family dehydratase, with the protein MPINPDAIGATTAPQPFEWTERDTLLYALGVGAGTKDLAFTTENSHDIAQQVLPTYAVIACPAWGAAAEVGSFNWAMLLHGSQQIRLHAPLPPSGKLNVSSEVVDVQDKGEGKGKNAILVLKGTGTDPETGQVIAESVSTAVIRGEGGFGGQPGERPVAPAIPDREPDAKVALPTTEDQPLIYRLSGDRNPLHSDPWFAQNLAGFPKPILHGLCTYGVAGRVLVAELGGNDATKITAVGARFTSPVFPGETLTTSVWRTEPGHAVFRTEAAGIDGSNARVVLDDGTAEFTD; encoded by the coding sequence ATGCCCATCAACCCAGACGCCATCGGTGCCACGACCGCGCCGCAGCCGTTCGAATGGACCGAGCGCGACACCCTGTTGTACGCCCTCGGCGTGGGTGCCGGCACCAAGGACCTGGCCTTCACCACCGAGAACAGTCACGACATCGCCCAGCAGGTGCTGCCGACATACGCCGTCATCGCCTGCCCGGCCTGGGGTGCCGCCGCCGAGGTGGGGTCATTCAACTGGGCGATGCTCCTGCACGGCAGCCAGCAGATTCGGCTGCACGCGCCGTTGCCGCCGTCGGGCAAGCTGAACGTGTCCTCAGAGGTCGTCGACGTCCAGGACAAGGGCGAGGGCAAGGGCAAGAACGCCATCCTGGTGCTCAAGGGCACCGGCACCGACCCGGAGACCGGGCAGGTGATCGCGGAGTCCGTGTCGACCGCCGTCATCCGCGGTGAAGGTGGCTTCGGCGGCCAACCCGGGGAGCGCCCCGTCGCCCCCGCGATTCCGGACCGTGAACCCGACGCCAAGGTCGCGCTGCCGACCACCGAGGATCAGCCGCTCATCTATCGACTGTCCGGCGACCGCAACCCGTTGCACAGCGATCCCTGGTTCGCGCAGAACCTCGCCGGTTTCCCCAAGCCGATCCTGCACGGGCTCTGCACCTACGGGGTGGCCGGCCGGGTGTTGGTCGCCGAGCTCGGCGGCAACGACGCCACCAAGATCACCGCCGTCGGTGCTCGCTTCACGTCGCCGGTGTTCCCCGGCGAGACGCTGACGACGTCGGTCTGGCGCACTGAGCCGGGGCATGCGGTGTTCCGCACCGAGGCCGCGGGCATCGACGGGTCGAACGCCCGCGTCGTGCTAGACGACGGTACCGCGGAGTTCACGGACTAG
- a CDS encoding histidine phosphatase family protein, whose product MTQGRNGALRRIAAVVVSTGIVATSVASHAGAAPDDQITLTFIRHAQSAGNVSGFIDTSIPGPGLTELGWDQAHRVPADFADDGFDGVFASTMVRTQQTAEFLAEELDEPVDVLPGLREIEAGVYEGQPEIAGVAFYAVLKQWARGDRTARIPGSIDGNEFDTRFDDAVAAIYATGDRDPVAFSHGAAIALWTLMNTNNADPTLLETKPLNNTGYVVVRGSPSAGWTLVDWNGVRV is encoded by the coding sequence ATGACCCAAGGGCGAAACGGCGCGCTACGACGGATCGCGGCAGTCGTCGTGTCGACGGGGATCGTCGCAACGTCCGTTGCTTCCCACGCTGGGGCCGCACCGGACGACCAGATCACGTTGACGTTCATTCGTCATGCCCAGTCGGCGGGGAACGTCTCTGGATTCATCGACACGTCGATACCGGGTCCGGGTCTCACTGAACTCGGTTGGGACCAGGCGCACCGGGTTCCCGCCGACTTCGCCGACGACGGTTTCGACGGCGTCTTCGCCTCGACGATGGTGCGCACCCAGCAGACCGCGGAGTTCCTCGCCGAGGAACTCGACGAACCCGTCGACGTGCTGCCCGGGCTACGGGAGATCGAGGCGGGCGTCTACGAGGGCCAGCCCGAGATCGCCGGCGTGGCGTTCTACGCCGTGCTCAAGCAGTGGGCACGAGGGGACCGCACTGCCCGCATCCCCGGGTCGATCGATGGCAACGAGTTCGACACCAGGTTCGACGACGCCGTCGCCGCGATCTACGCGACGGGCGACCGCGACCCGGTCGCGTTCTCGCACGGCGCCGCGATCGCCCTATGGACGCTGATGAACACCAACAACGCCGATCCCACCCTGTTGGAAACCAAACCGTTGAACAACACCGGCTACGTCGTCGTCCGCGGAAGTCCTAGTGCGGGATGGACTCTCGTCGATTGGAACGGAGTCCGCGTCTAG